A genomic region of Carassius carassius chromosome 27, fCarCar2.1, whole genome shotgun sequence contains the following coding sequences:
- the LOC132107031 gene encoding mRNA decay activator protein ZFP36L1-like: MSATVVSSFFDYEVTNKNNKVMSYNSPLSSSHLQSVPTTGANTPFTPTGSLLDRKVVGTPSVGLYQRRHSVSVTSSKSTQNQFINSLKMDGSASMNGSNNNKENRFRDRSYSENGERLRPSNITCIGANGNSQVNSSRYKTELCRPFEENGTCKYGDKCQFAHGMHELRSLNRHPKYKTELCRTFHSIGYCPYGPRCHFIHNAEERCGPPPLSAFNKMERPRLHHSYSFAGFTSSGGSQGSPTSVTPPPIFSNENVNEWPSNPFTYSSQEFANLFAPSLDGITVPDLPGPHSPTAPSFFRPMSESPPSPLDSLSDQEGYQSSLGSQSGSESPVLDATRRLPIFSRLSISDD, encoded by the exons ATGAGTGCGACTGTTGTGTCCTCCTTCTTCGACTACGAAGTGACGAATAag AACAATAAGGTGATGAGCTACAACAGTCCCCTCTCCAGTTCCCATTTACAGTCTGTCCCCACCACCGGTGCCAATACCCCCTTCACCCCCACCGGGTCCCTGCTGGACAGGAAGGTGGTGGGTACCCCTTCAGTGGGACTCTACCAGCGCCGCCACTCCGTGTCTGTTACCAGTTCCAAATCGACGCAGAACCAATTTATCAACAGCCTCAAGATGGACGGCTCGGCTTCAATGAacggcagcaacaacaacaaggaGAACCGCTTCCGCGACCGGTCCTACTCTGAGAACGGGGAGCGTCTAAGGCCGAGCAACATCACGTGCATTGGTGCCAATGGAAACAGCCAGGTCAACTCAAGCCGCTATAAGACCGAACTCTGCAGGCCCTTTGAGGAGAATGGCACTTGTAAATATGGTGACAAGTGCCAGTTTGCCCATGGGATGCACGAGCTTCGTAGTCTAAATCGCCACCCCAAGTACAAGACAGAGCTCTGTCGCACCTTCCACAGCATTGGTTACTGCCCATATGGGCCGCGCTGTCACTTCATCCACAACGCAGAGGAGCGATGCGGACCCCCTCCTCTCTCCGCCTTCAACAAGATGGAGCGACCTCGCCTTCATCACAGCTACAGTTTTGCCGGTTTCACAAGCTCAGGTGGCTCCCAGGGCAGCCCGACCTCTGTCACACCTCCGCCCATATTTTCCAACGAAAACGTCAACGAGTGGCCCAGCAACCCCTTCACTTACTCCAGTCAAGAGTTTGCCAACTTGTTTGCGCCCAGTTTAGATGGCATCACTGTTCCTGATCTGCCCGGTCCTCATTCTCCCACCGCACCTTCCTTCTTCAGGCCAATGTCCGAGTCTCCCCCAAGCCCCCTGGATTCCCTCTCCGACCAGGAGGGTTACCAGAGCAGCCTGGGCAGCCAGAGCGGATCCGAGTCACCTGTGCTGGACGCGACACGTCGCCTCCCCATCTTCAGCAGACTCTCCATCTCTGACGATTAA